From a single Flavobacteriales bacterium genomic region:
- a CDS encoding sterol desaturase family protein, with translation MAKKIDDSGRMFESPLMEALTKTHIAFPLTIFFGTGALALYWCIGPLGLGIIGSLSLFIVGGIFFTLVEYLVHRYFYHMGVDTARKARLQYLFHGVHHDHPRDKKRLAMPPLMSAFMAVLFVGIYRLLMGNYGYAFGGGFMTGYATYLLIHYAIHIYTPPKNILRIIWKHHNLHHFVGDTGAFGVSSPLWDHIFGTMPEDPLKKRKMQTNT, from the coding sequence GGCGAAGAAGATCGATGATAGTGGTAGGATGTTCGAAAGCCCTCTTATGGAGGCACTTACTAAAACGCATATAGCATTCCCGCTTACAATTTTCTTCGGTACCGGGGCACTTGCTCTCTATTGGTGCATTGGGCCGCTTGGTCTTGGGATCATCGGTTCATTGTCCCTATTCATCGTTGGTGGCATTTTCTTTACGCTGGTTGAATATCTGGTGCATCGCTATTTCTACCATATGGGTGTGGATACAGCTCGTAAGGCCAGACTCCAGTATCTTTTTCACGGCGTGCATCACGATCACCCTCGGGATAAAAAGCGTTTGGCAATGCCACCACTTATGAGCGCATTCATGGCAGTACTGTTCGTGGGTATCTACCGCTTATTGATGGGGAATTATGGTTACGCATTCGGTGGTGGATTCATGACGGGTTATGCCACTTACTTGCTGATCCATTACGCCATACACATCTACACACCTCCAAAGAATATTTTAAGGATCATCTGGAAGCACCATAACCTGCATCACTTTGTTGGGGACACGGGGGCGTTCGGAGTTAGCTCTCCTTTGTGGGACCACATCTTCGGAACCATGCCGGAAGACCCACTGAAGAAGCGTAAAATGCAGACCAACACATGA
- a CDS encoding DUF805 domain-containing protein — protein sequence MNWFLKALKQYADFSSRARRKEYWMFTLFYIIAAIVAMVLDNVLGLTMSEEVPYGPFYGLVALALLVPGLAVGVRRLHDVGKSGWMFLIVLIPLIGGIWLLVLALKDSVPGANKWGPNPKEAPDPV from the coding sequence ATGAATTGGTTTCTAAAAGCACTGAAGCAATACGCGGACTTTAGCAGCAGAGCAAGAAGAAAAGAATACTGGATGTTCACTCTGTTCTACATTATTGCGGCAATTGTCGCTATGGTTCTTGATAATGTCCTTGGTTTAACAATGAGCGAAGAGGTACCCTATGGGCCTTTTTATGGACTGGTTGCTTTGGCCTTGTTGGTTCCAGGTCTTGCTGTTGGGGTAAGACGGTTGCATGACGTTGGTAAAAGTGGTTGGATGTTTCTGATAGTTCTAATTCCGCTTATCGGTGGTATTTGGCTGCTAGTTTTAGCCCTTAAGGACAGTGTCCCTGGCGCGAACAAATGGGGTCCGAACCCAAAGGAAGCTCCAGATCCGGTTTAG